One genomic region from Conexibacter woesei DSM 14684 encodes:
- a CDS encoding glycosyltransferase family 4 protein yields MHAPLRTVGINALFLDPGRSGGPETYLRELVGALVEEAPGVRFSIVTTRRGAAALVRDGWRERVDVIALPADEGERVRRQVAEQVLLPRLARRRGFDVLHSLASVAPIRPGVPSVITVHDATFFTHRTFGLLTTLGMRVIVSQAARRADELLTVSAAAHDQICSVMGIAPERIAVVPNGVGRANRVAAGDHADVRARLALDGDRLVLCVAAKRPHKNQEVLVRAAPLLGERTDVVLAGHPEAYDAELRRIAAETGARRVRFADYVSDADLEALWELADCAVFPTLVEGFGLPVLEAMAHGVPVACSDIPVLREVGGDAPCYFDPHDPASVAAAAERAIAESERRVALGREQAARFSWPAAARATLEGYERAVAAHGAR; encoded by the coding sequence ATGCACCCCTGAGAACCGTCGGCATCAACGCGCTGTTCCTCGATCCGGGCCGGTCCGGGGGACCGGAGACCTACCTGCGCGAGCTGGTCGGCGCGCTCGTCGAGGAGGCGCCCGGCGTCCGCTTCTCGATCGTCACGACGCGGCGCGGCGCGGCCGCGCTCGTGCGCGACGGCTGGCGCGAGCGGGTCGACGTGATCGCCCTCCCCGCCGACGAGGGCGAGCGCGTGCGGCGGCAGGTCGCCGAGCAGGTGCTGTTGCCGCGGCTGGCGCGGCGCCGCGGCTTCGACGTCCTGCACAGCCTCGCGAGCGTCGCCCCGATCCGCCCCGGCGTCCCGTCGGTCATCACGGTCCACGACGCGACCTTCTTCACGCACCGCACGTTCGGCCTGCTGACGACGCTCGGGATGCGCGTCATCGTCTCGCAGGCCGCCCGGCGCGCCGACGAGCTGCTGACCGTCTCGGCGGCGGCGCACGACCAGATCTGCAGCGTGATGGGCATCGCCCCCGAGCGGATCGCGGTCGTCCCGAACGGCGTCGGGCGGGCGAACCGCGTCGCCGCCGGCGACCACGCGGACGTGCGGGCGCGCCTCGCGCTCGACGGCGATCGGCTCGTGCTCTGCGTCGCGGCGAAGCGACCGCACAAGAACCAGGAGGTGCTCGTCCGTGCGGCGCCGCTGCTGGGGGAGCGCACGGACGTCGTGCTCGCCGGACACCCCGAGGCGTACGACGCCGAACTGCGGCGGATCGCGGCGGAGACCGGGGCACGGCGAGTGCGGTTCGCCGACTACGTCTCCGACGCCGATCTGGAGGCGCTCTGGGAGCTGGCCGACTGCGCGGTCTTCCCGACGCTCGTGGAGGGCTTCGGGTTGCCGGTGCTGGAGGCGATGGCGCACGGTGTCCCCGTCGCGTGCAGCGACATTCCGGTGCTGCGGGAGGTCGGCGGCGACGCGCCGTGCTACTTCGATCCGCACGATCCCGCGAGTGTCGCGGCGGCCGCGGAGCGCGCGATCGCGGAGTCGGAACGACGGGTCGCTCTCGGGCGCGAGCAGGCGGCCCGCTTCAGCTGGCCCGCGGCCGCCCGCGCGACGCTCGAGGGCTACGAGCGCGCGGTCGCCGCCCACGGCGCCCGCTGA